The DNA region CCCGCCGTGGTCTTCCAGGACTCACGCCTGCTGCCGTGGCGGACCGTCGCCGCGAACGTGCGGCACGGGCTCAACCGCGTGGAGGTCGACCGCGAGGAGAAGTCCGCCAGGGTGCCGCAGATCCTCGCCGAGGTCGGTCTCGGCGGCCGCGAGGACGCGTACCCCGGTGAACTGTCCGGCGGGCAGGCGCAGCGGACCTCGCTGGCCCGAGCCCTGGTCGCCGAACCCTCGCTCCTTCTCCTCGACGAGCCGTTCGGCGCCCTCGACGCGCTGACCCGACGCACGATGCACAGGCTCCTGCTGAGGCTCTGGGAGCACCACGGATTCGGTGTTCTCCTGGTGACCCACGACGTCGACGAGGCGGTCGCACTCGCGGACCGCGTCCACGTCCTGGACGGCGGCGCGGTCGCGCACACCGAGACCATCGACACCCCCCGCGGCGGCCGGGACACCACCCGTCACCGCCGCTCGCTCCTCGACGCGTTGGGCGTCGGGCACACGGAAGAGGATTACGCGATATGACCACCACCCCCACCCGCAGCCGGCCCGCCGTGTTCGCCCTGGCACTGGCTCTACTGCTCTCGGTCGCCGGGTGCGCGACCCGGGACTCCGAGGCCGCGGCGCCGGCCCCGGAGAGGGTCGCGGT from Dietzia sp. B32 includes:
- a CDS encoding ABC transporter ATP-binding protein produces the protein MTTSHAPAGALRGATRRFGETTVLDGLDLEIPRGEIVALLGQSGSGKSTALRILAGLDRDHHGQVVIDGAPAVVFQDSRLLPWRTVAANVRHGLNRVEVDREEKSARVPQILAEVGLGGREDAYPGELSGGQAQRTSLARALVAEPSLLLLDEPFGALDALTRRTMHRLLLRLWEHHGFGVLLVTHDVDEAVALADRVHVLDGGAVAHTETIDTPRGGRDTTRHRRSLLDALGVGHTEEDYAI